GGAGGCCGAAGGCGCCGATCTCCGGCACACGGTTCTCTGCCACATGAACCCCAGCCACGACGACCTGCCCTACCAGACGAGCCTCGCCCGGCGCGGCGCGTTCCTGGAATACGACATGATTGGCATGGACTATTACTATGCCGACCAGGACGCCCAGTCCCCCTCCGACGAGGAGAACGCGCGGGCGATCCGAAAGCTGGTAGACGAGGGCTTTTCCGACCGCATCCTGCTCAGCCAGGACGTGTTCATGAAGATGATGCTGACCCGCTACGGCGGCTTCGGCTACGCCCACGTGCTCCGGCATTTCGTGCCGCGCCTCAAGCGCCATGGCGTCGACGAAGCCGTGATCGACGCGATCCTCACCGACAATCCGCGCGCCGTCTTCTCGGCCGCCTGATCTTCCATCCCCCTTAAGGAAATTCCCATGTCCCGCAAGAAGGTGCTCCTGGCCGGCGAAAGCTGGGTCTCCACCGCGACCCATATCAAGGGCTTCGACCAGTTCCCCACCGTGACCTACCACCAGGGCGCGGACGAGCTGCTGGAGGCGCTGAAGACCAGCCCCTACGACATCACCTTCATGCCCGCCCATCAGGCGCAGAAGGACTTTCCGCAGACCATGGAGGCCTTGCAGGCCTATGACGCGGTGATCCTGTCGGACATCGGCGCCAACACGCTGCTGCTCCATCCCGACACGTGGATTCATTCCAAGACCACGCCGAACCGGCTGAAGCTCCTGCGCGACTATGTCGATCAGGGCGGCGCGCTCTTGATGTTCGGTGGCTACTACTCCTTCCAGGGCATCAATGGCGGCGCGCGCTATGCCCGCACGCCGGTCGAGGACGTGCTGCCCGTCACCTGTCTTCGCTTCGACGACCGCGTCGAGGTGCCGGAGGGCTTCGCGCCGGTGGTCACGGGCGAGGCCTCGCACCCGATCCTCGCGGGGCTCGGCACGGACTGGCCGGTTCTCCTCGGCTACAACGAAGTCGAGCTGAAGCCCGGTGCCGAGGTCCTGGCGACCGTGTCCGACGAATACGGCTCGCAGCCGCTGCTGGTCACCGGCACCTACGGCAAGGGGCGCTCGGTGGTCTGGACTTCGGATGTCGGCCCGCACTGGCTGCCGGGCGAGTTCATCCGCTGGGACGGCTACGCCAAGCTCTTCGCTGCCATGCTGGACTGGGCGACGGCGAAGTAAGGCGAAAATAGCCATGGCGGTCCATGTCGTCGGCAATGTCGGGCTCGACACCACCTTTCGCCTCGCCCGTTTCCCAAGGGCGGGCGAGACGGTGAACGCCGACGAGGCCGAGGTCGCGCTTGGCGGCAAGGGCGCCAATCAGGCGCTCGCCGCTCTGCGCGCCGGGGCGCGGACCACGCTTTGGGCCGGTGTCGGAGACGATGCCGAGGCCGGCGTGGTGCGCCGCCGCCTGATCGAGGACGGGCTCTGCGACCGGGGGCTCGCGGTGCTGCCGCTGCCGACCGACCGTTCCACCATTCTGGTGGAGAGCGGGGGCGAGAACCAGATCGTCAGCGCGGTGGCCTGCGCCCGGCGCTTCGAGGCCGCCGAAAACGGCTGGCGCACGGAGGCGCGCGCCGGCGACGTCCTGGTTCTTCAGGGCAACTTCCTCGCTCCCACGACGCGGGCCGTGCTGGAGGGCGCCCGCGCGCTGGGCCTCGCCTCCGTCCTCAATGCCAGCCCGCTGGTCGAGGGCGAGGCGGTGCCGTTCGACCTTGCCGATGTCCTCGTCGTGAACCGGGTCGAGGGCGAGATGCTGACCAGCGAGACGGAGCCCGAGCGCATGATCGCGCGGCTCCTTTCTGAGGGCGCGGGAACCGTGATCGTGACGCTGGGCGCCGACGGCGTGCTGGCTCAGGCGCGAGGGGAGCCCATGCCACGGCACTGGCCGGCGCCAAGCGTCTGCGCGCTCGACACGAGCGGCGCGGGCGACGTCTTCTGCGGCACGCTGGCCGCCCGCCTGTCGCTGGGCGAGGGGCTTGGGCGGGCCGTGAGCCTTGCCGTCGCCGCATCGGCGCTTGCCGTCACCCGGCCCGGCACGTTCGGCTGCGGCCCGAGCCCGGCGGAATTTCAAACATTGCTTGAAAGAGAACACGCATGAGCACCCCATCTCACCCCATTGGCCAACCCATCGGCCAAGCCGCCGGGGACACGCTTCAGGCGATCTTCGGCCGGCCCCAGGCGATCATCGGCGTGGTGCATCTCGCGCCCCTTCCCGGCAGCCCACGCTTCGACGGAGAGGCGGTGGAGACGATCTACCAGCGCGGCCTCGACGACGCGCGCGCCTATCTCCATGGCGGCTGCGACGGGGTGATCGTCGAGAACCACGGCGACGTGCCCTTTTCCAAGCCCGACGCGATCGGGCCGGAGACGGCGGCGCACATGTCGGTCGTCTCCGACCGCATCCGCCGCGAGCTGGGGCGCCCGATCGGCATCAACGTGCTGGCCAATGCCGCCATTCCCGCCATCGCCATCGCCAGCGCCGCCAGCGCCTCCTTCGTGCGTGTCAACCAATGGGCCAACGCCTATGTCGCCAACGAGGGGTTCGTGGAAGGCGAGGCGGCGCGCGCCATGCGCTACCGCGCCCAGCTGCGCGCCAAGGGCATCCGCATTTTCGCCGACGCCCATGTGAAGCACGGCGCCCATGCCATCGTCGCCGACCGGCCGGTTGAGGAGCAGGTCAAGGATCTCGTCTTCTTCGATGCCGACGTGGTGATCGCCACCGGCCAGCGCACCGGCCATGTGGCGGAGCTTTCCTACATCCGCATGATCAAGGAAGCGGCCAACCTGCCGACGCTGGTCGGCAGCGGCGTCACCAAGGACAATCTCGGCGACATTCTCTCGGTCGCGGACGGAGTGATCGTCGCCAGCTCTCTCAAGCACGAGGGCGTCTGGTGGAACGCGGTCGATCCCGAGCGGGTGAAGCGCTTCACGGCCGGTCTCAAGCGATGAGCCGGCGGCCCGCGATCCGCCCCGAGCGGCTCGCCGCGCGCCTCGCGCGCTTCGCGGAGATCGGCGCCACGCCGCGCGGCGGGGTGAACCGGCAGGCGCTCACCGAGGGCGACCGGCAGGCGCGCGCATTGCTGGCGGACCTCGCCCTCGCGCGCGGCTTCGCGCTGCGCCAGGACGATGCGGCCAATCTCTTTCTGCGCCGCGAGGGGGGCGACCCCGCGCTGCCGCCGTTGCTTCTGGGCAGCCATCTCGACACGCAGCCGACCGGCGGGCGCTTCGATGGCGCGCTGGGCGTGCTCGCCGGCTTCGAGGTGCTGGAAGCGCTGGAGGACGCCGGGGCGCGAACGGGTCGCGCGGTCGAGCTGGTCAGCTGGACCAACGAGGAAGGATGCCGCTTCGCGCCGGGCGCCATGGGCTCGCAGGCCTTTGCACAGGGGCAGATTGCGCCCGAATGGCGAGAGGCCCGCGCGCCCGACGGCGCGCGGCTGGATGACGAGCTGGCGCTGACGCTGGCGGTGTTGCCCGGCGTTCTGCTCGCGCCGCTTGGCAGTCCGATCGCCGCCTATCTCGAACTCCACATCGAGCAGGGGCCGATCCTGGAGCGCGAGGACGTGCCGGTCGGCGTGGTGACGGGCATCCAAGGCACGATCTGGCTGGAGGTCACGCTCACCGGGCAGGCCGCCCATGCCGGCACGACGCCGCTCGACTTCCGCCGCGATCCGCTGGCGGCGGCAACCCGGCTTCTCGCCGCGCTGCATGGCGAGGTCATGCCGAGCGATCCGCAGGCGCGCTTCACGGTGGGGCGGATCGAGGCCTCGCCCGGCTCCGTCAACGCCGTGCCGGAAAGCGTGACCTTCACGGTGGATCTGCGCCATCCCGACGCCGCGCGTCTGGCGGCGCTGGAGCAGCGGGTGCGGGAGGCCGCTATGCGCGAGGCCGAGCGGGCGCGATGCACGGCCTCCTTCCGCCCCCTCGCCCACATGCCGCCGCTCGCCTTCCCCGAGGCCATGCTTGAGGTCATCGAGACGGGCGCTGGCCGCGCCGGTCTTCCCACGTTGCGCCTCATCTCCGGCGCCTTCCACGACGCGCTTCATGTCGCGCGCTGCGCGCCGACGGCGATGATCTTCTGCCCCTGCCGCGACGGGATCAGCCACAACGAGGCGGAGGATGTGGAGCCGCGCTTCGTCGCTGCGGGCGCGACCGCGCTTCTGGAAGCCAGCCTCGCCTTTCTGGAGCGCGCGGAAATGGGCACGTCCATCGAGACTCGAGGGGCCGCGATGCGGGCCGGCTGAGGGCGGGCGACGCCCGGCCCCTTCCCGGAAGAGAGAGGCCAGGCGTCTCGGGCTTTTGTCAGCGCCAGCTATCGTACTGCGAGTTGAAGGTCGCGCCGGCTCTTGCCGATGTGGTCGGCGAAGGCCTTCAGATTGGCCGGGTCGGGAAGCGAGGCGCTTTCGTGCGAGGCGACGCGGCCCATCTGCCCGCGTAGATTGTCGAAGCGCAGCGTGTCGAACTCGCCCCGCCCGTCGGGCATGCGCCGGCCCAGCGCGGCCAGCGCCTCGGCCCCTTGCGGCGGTAGCACGACGCTCGCCTTCTGGACGGTGGCGAGGCGCTCGGCCTCGCCTTCGCAATTGCCGAGGATGTAGGAATACGCCTCGTAGGAATGGGCGGGGTCGCCGCTGCGCGCCAGGGCCTCACCCAGCGTCCAGAGAATGTCGATATGGGCGCAGGTGAGAAGCCCGGGGCGCTGGCGCGCCTGATCCACCACCACCTGCCATTGTCCGCTATCGGCAGCTGCGGTTATCGCCGCGCGTGCCTCTGCTCGCCCAGTGTCTCGGTGAGGTCGGCCGAGGGTTCCCAGCCGGCATTCTCAGCCTGCAGCAAGGCCCAGGCGACCGGTATGTCGCCGTCGCTGGCATTGTTCCGGTCGGTGATGTTAGGCGAGGCGGCGGTGTCCCACCGCCAGGCGGCGAGCCCGTCCTCGCGGATGAAGAATTCCTGCTGGGTCCAGGATCAGAGCTTGTCGAAATTCGCTCGGTCGCGGGCCGCGACCGTCAGAGGCATGCCGTAGCCCTGGCCCTCGCTGTGGCTGATCGAGCCGTTGTCGTTGTCCACTACGCGCCCTTCGGCGGAGACGAAGCGGCTGCGATAAAGCTCCCAGGCGTCGATCGGATAGGCCTGCGGCTCGACCGCCAGCGCCGCTTGCGGCGCGGCGGCAAGAGCGGGCGAGGGCGCGCCCGCCATGGCGGCGAGCAGGTGTCCGCTCACCCGGCGTCTCATTTGCTCTTCTCCCCGACGCGGCGCAGCAGGAGGAAGGTCGAGAGTGCCAGCAGGAGCGAAGCCCCTATCACCGAGCCCGCATAGCGCTCGCTATGGCGCGAGAACCATCCGGCCAGAACCAGACGGGCGTTGCCAACCGTCCAGCCCCGCGTCTCGAACAGACGCTCGTACGGCGCTTGCGCCATGCGCAGCGCGCCATCCGTCGCGGACCATTTCTGCGCGGCGCTGGCGATCGGCGCGAGCAGGGGCTGCACGATCTCTCCCGCGCGCTCGAGAACGTCGCTCGGCTGCGAGAAGGCGACAGGAACCCGTCACGTAAGTCCGATCCGCCATGTCCCTCTCGCCTTTCTCGCGCCGATGGCCTCGCACCGCCCGAATCGGGATCACGACGGATCAGCCGGGGCTGGGCGGAAGGTCACGGGCCTGCGCTCTCGCACCCGGCGAGCCAAGGCAGACCCGGGAAGGAAGTCAGACGAAATCATAGGTCGTGGTTGCAATTGACGGGCTGATCTATCGACGGAACAGGTTGGCGTCGGCCAGTTCCACCACCTCGTCGCCCCGCCCGCTCATGATGGCGCGCAGTGAGTAGAGGCTGAAGCCTGCGGCCTGCGCGAGCTGGATCTTGGGCGGCAGCGCGAGTTCCAGCGTTTCCGTCACCACGTCCACCAGCGCCGGTCCGTCATGGGCGAAGGCGGCCTTAAGTGCGCCTTCCAGCGCGTCGGAGCGGGTGACGCGCAGGCCGAGGAAACCCATCTCGCGGCTGATGGCGGCGAAGTCGGCCGAGCGCAGCGCGACATTGGTGTCGACATAGCCCGCCGCCTTCTGCTCCATCTCCACGAAACCGAGGGTCGCATTGTTGAAGACGACCAGTTTGATTGGCAGTCCCATCTGGCTTGCCGTCAGAAGATCGCCCATCAGCATGGTGAGCCCGCCGTCGCCCGAAAGCGACACGACCTGCCGGCCGGGACAGGCCGCCTGGAGGCCCAGCGCCTGCGGCATGGCATTGGCCATGGAGCCATGGTTGAACGAGCCGACGAGCCGGCGCTTGCCGTTCATGGTGAGATAGCGCGCGGCCCAGACGGCGGGCGTGCCGACATCGGCGGTGAAGATCGCGTCGTCGCTCGCCAACTCGTCGATCAGCTTGGCGACATATTGGGGATGGAGCGGCTGATCGCCCTCGCGCGGCGTCGCCAGGGCGTCGAGCCCTTCGCGCGCCGAGCGGTAGTGTTCTCTGGCCGCCTGGAGAAAGGAGCCGTCGCGCTCCGGCGCGATGCGCGGCAGCAGCGCTGACACCGCCTCGCGCACGTCCGAGACGACGCCGAGCGTGATCGGCGTGCGCCGACCCAGCGCGCCGGGATCGCGATCGACCTGCGCCACCACCGCCTTCTCGGGATAGAAGTTGCGATAGGGAAAGTCGGTGCCGAGCATCAGGAGCGTGTCGCACTCCATCATCGCGTGGTAGCCGGAGGAGAAGCCGATGAGTCCGGTCATGCCGACATCGTAGGGATTATCCCACTCGATCCATTCCTTGCCGCGATAGGCATGGACGATCGGCGCCTGCAACGCCTCGGCCAGCGCCACGACCTCGTCATGCGCGCCGGCGACGCCGGCGCCGCAGAGAAGCGTGACGGCGCCCGACGCGTTGAGAAGGGCGGCGAGCCGGTCGATCTCTCCCGCATCGGGCACCAGACGAGCGGCTTTGAGCTTGGGAAAGCCGGTGCGCGCAACCTTGGGCGCAGGCTTCAAGGCGACGTCGCCCGGCACCACGATGACGGCGACGCCGCCTTGCGCGATCGCCGTGCGCATGGCGCGGTGCAGAAGCTCGGGCATCT
This region of Aureimonas sp. AU20 genomic DNA includes:
- a CDS encoding glutamine amidotransferase, with product MSRKKVLLAGESWVSTATHIKGFDQFPTVTYHQGADELLEALKTSPYDITFMPAHQAQKDFPQTMEALQAYDAVILSDIGANTLLLHPDTWIHSKTTPNRLKLLRDYVDQGGALLMFGGYYSFQGINGGARYARTPVEDVLPVTCLRFDDRVEVPEGFAPVVTGEASHPILAGLGTDWPVLLGYNEVELKPGAEVLATVSDEYGSQPLLVTGTYGKGRSVVWTSDVGPHWLPGEFIRWDGYAKLFAAMLDWATAK
- a CDS encoding PfkB family carbohydrate kinase — translated: MAVHVVGNVGLDTTFRLARFPRAGETVNADEAEVALGGKGANQALAALRAGARTTLWAGVGDDAEAGVVRRRLIEDGLCDRGLAVLPLPTDRSTILVESGGENQIVSAVACARRFEAAENGWRTEARAGDVLVLQGNFLAPTTRAVLEGARALGLASVLNASPLVEGEAVPFDLADVLVVNRVEGEMLTSETEPERMIARLLSEGAGTVIVTLGADGVLAQARGEPMPRHWPAPSVCALDTSGAGDVFCGTLAARLSLGEGLGRAVSLAVAASALAVTRPGTFGCGPSPAEFQTLLEREHA
- a CDS encoding BtpA/SgcQ family protein, whose product is MSTPSHPIGQPIGQAAGDTLQAIFGRPQAIIGVVHLAPLPGSPRFDGEAVETIYQRGLDDARAYLHGGCDGVIVENHGDVPFSKPDAIGPETAAHMSVVSDRIRRELGRPIGINVLANAAIPAIAIASAASASFVRVNQWANAYVANEGFVEGEAARAMRYRAQLRAKGIRIFADAHVKHGAHAIVADRPVEEQVKDLVFFDADVVIATGQRTGHVAELSYIRMIKEAANLPTLVGSGVTKDNLGDILSVADGVIVASSLKHEGVWWNAVDPERVKRFTAGLKR
- a CDS encoding Zn-dependent hydrolase, translating into MSRRPAIRPERLAARLARFAEIGATPRGGVNRQALTEGDRQARALLADLALARGFALRQDDAANLFLRREGGDPALPPLLLGSHLDTQPTGGRFDGALGVLAGFEVLEALEDAGARTGRAVELVSWTNEEGCRFAPGAMGSQAFAQGQIAPEWREARAPDGARLDDELALTLAVLPGVLLAPLGSPIAAYLELHIEQGPILEREDVPVGVVTGIQGTIWLEVTLTGQAAHAGTTPLDFRRDPLAAATRLLAALHGEVMPSDPQARFTVGRIEASPGSVNAVPESVTFTVDLRHPDAARLAALEQRVREAAMREAERARCTASFRPLAHMPPLAFPEAMLEVIETGAGRAGLPTLRLISGAFHDALHVARCAPTAMIFCPCRDGISHNEAEDVEPRFVAAGATALLEASLAFLERAEMGTSIETRGAAMRAG
- the poxB gene encoding ubiquinone-dependent pyruvate dehydrogenase — encoded protein: MADLFVATLKDAGVERIWGVTGDSLNALNDSLRRDGGIQWMHVRHEEVAAFAAGAEAAATGQLAVCAGSCGPGNLHLINGLFDCQRNRTPVLAIAAHIPSSEIGLNYFQETHPTELFRECSHFCEMLQTPEQMPELLHRAMRTAIAQGGVAVIVVPGDVALKPAPKVARTGFPKLKAARLVPDAGEIDRLAALLNASGAVTLLCGAGVAGAHDEVVALAEALQAPIVHAYRGKEWIEWDNPYDVGMTGLIGFSSGYHAMMECDTLLMLGTDFPYRNFYPEKAVVAQVDRDPGALGRRTPITLGVVSDVREAVSALLPRIAPERDGSFLQAAREHYRSAREGLDALATPREGDQPLHPQYVAKLIDELASDDAIFTADVGTPAVWAARYLTMNGKRRLVGSFNHGSMANAMPQALGLQAACPGRQVVSLSGDGGLTMLMGDLLTASQMGLPIKLVVFNNATLGFVEMEQKAAGYVDTNVALRSADFAAISREMGFLGLRVTRSDALEGALKAAFAHDGPALVDVVTETLELALPPKIQLAQAAGFSLYSLRAIMSGRGDEVVELADANLFRR